In Thermogemmata fonticola, the DNA window TATAGGCGGTATCGGCGGCGGATGGGACTACCACGGCAATAACGGCGAAAGCACCATCAAACGGCTGGACGAACTGCTCCCGATCACCGATCAGACTCTGTCCGCCCTAATTGAGGACTTGGAAAACCGGGGCTTGTTGGACGAGGTGCTTATAGTCTGGGTGGGAGAGTTCGGCCGCACCCCGCGGATCAATAACAACGGAGGGCGAGATCACTGGCCGCAATGCTATAGTGCTGTCCTGGCTGGCGGTGGTATCCGCCGCGGTTATGTCCACGGAGCCAGCGACAAACTCGGTGCGTACCCCACCATGGGAGTGGTGCGCCCCGAAGACTTGGCCGCCACGATCTTCACCGCCTTGGGCATCGATCCGGAAACAGAAATCCGCGATCGTTTGAATCGCCCCTTGCCCGTTGCCCGTGGCCAACCGGTCCGTCAGCTTTTCGCCTAAGGCGGCGACGGAACCCAATAAATGCAGTCCTGCCTCGCCGAGAAATGAGGGCACTTCGATGCCAGGGGGTTTTATTCCCATTGTCTCTGAAGTGTGCCCTGCTAGCACTCAGTTTGGCAACAACCTGCCGGTTGAACGATACCTTGATCGCGCAGGACCTTGATCACGCAGGCGGACTGATAGGTTTCACGCCCCATGATTGCTAAATTATCTCTGGACAGACCCGGATCAGAACGGATTTCCATCCGGGAATCCAAACCGGCCAGGTCCGAATCTCCTGCCACGCGCCGGTAAAGGTTCCCGACGGAATGGTCCAGGGCCGAAGGGGTAGCAGACGTGGCCCGATTGATCGTAACCCGTGGTGTAGATGAGGGGCGCCAGTTTGAACTCGTCGATCCCGTGGTAACGGTTGGACGGCACTCCTCCAACACCGTCATATTGCATGACATCCAGGTTTCACGCCGGCATCTGGAACTGCGGGCAAACGAGGGGGGAACCCATCACCTACGCGATTTGGGCAGCGGCAACGGCACCTGGGTGAACGGACGGTCTGTGCTGGAAGCGCTCTTGCGCAACGGGGACACCATCACTGTTGGGCAAACGGTGCTGCTGTACGTCAGCGGCGGTCCCGGCGGCGGGGGGGGCAGCGTGGAACGCACGGAACGCGTCCGCTGGGTGTCCGGTGCGCCAGTACCAGACTATCCGCCGGAGCTGATCCGCACCATCCCCGGCGAGTGGGGCAGCCGCATCTTCCGCGATCCTCAGACCGCCAGCGAGTGGGTCCGCCTGCGCTTAGCTGGTCTTTCCATGCTCTACGAGGCTGCAGAAGCTGTCAGCCATATCCTGGACCTGGACCAATTGCTCGACAAACTGCTGGAATTGGTCCTGCAAACGACCGAAGCGGATCATGGCTGCATCGTCCTGCTGGACAATGGAGGCCAGCTCGTTCCCCGCGCCGTGCGTTATCGGCCAGGAGTCCCTCAGGATCGGGAATGGACGGTCAGCCGTACCATTGTCGAACATGTTCTACGTGAAGGCAAAGGGCTGCTCATTAGCGATGTCGCAGCGGATGAACGCTTCCAGAGCGTCGATAGCCTGCACCGGCATCATGTCAGCGAAGTCATCTGCGTGCCGCTTCGGGGACGGCGCGAGACCGTCGGCGTCCTATTCGTTGATACCCAATCTTCCCTCAAGGAAGTCCTGGCGCGCGACAAAGAGGGGGGAAAGTTCCGCGAAGATCACCTGACCCTGGTCATCGCTGTAGCCCACCAGGCTGCCATTGCTGTGGAAGAAAGCCGCTATCACCAAGCCTTGTTGCAAGCTGAACGGCTCGCTGCTATTGGACAAACCATCGCCGCTTTGTCCCACCACATCAAAAACATCATGCAGGGCATACGCTTCGGAGCTGATTTGGTTCGTACCGCCCTGAGAGACAATGACCGCGAACTCCTCCTGAAAGGCTGGCGACTGGTCGAGCGCAATCAGGAACGAATTGACCAGCTCATTCTGGACATGCTCTCGTTTTCCAAAGAAAGGGAACCGATTCTGGAAGCTGTTAATCTCAACGCCCTTTGCGAGGACGTCCTGGAGGTGGTGCGCGGGCGTGCTCAGGAAG includes these proteins:
- a CDS encoding ATP-binding protein, with the translated sequence MARLIVTRGVDEGRQFELVDPVVTVGRHSSNTVILHDIQVSRRHLELRANEGGTHHLRDLGSGNGTWVNGRSVLEALLRNGDTITVGQTVLLYVSGGPGGGGGSVERTERVRWVSGAPVPDYPPELIRTIPGEWGSRIFRDPQTASEWVRLRLAGLSMLYEAAEAVSHILDLDQLLDKLLELVLQTTEADHGCIVLLDNGGQLVPRAVRYRPGVPQDREWTVSRTIVEHVLREGKGLLISDVAADERFQSVDSLHRHHVSEVICVPLRGRRETVGVLFVDTQSSLKEVLARDKEGGKFREDHLTLVIAVAHQAAIAVEESRYHQALLQAERLAAIGQTIAALSHHIKNIMQGIRFGADLVRTALRDNDRELLLKGWRLVERNQERIDQLILDMLSFSKEREPILEAVNLNALCEDVLEVVRGRAQEAQVALHWHEGSGVEQVLCDPEGIHRALLNIVCNAVEAVEGRPNGQVVVQTGVEGEEGEWAVIRVSDNGPGIPPEEQEAIFQPFVSSKGSRGTGLGLPVSRKILREHGGDVLLQSVVGQGSCFILRLPLRWAAPEPALAPENPPAPLDPPNVPPTAPSPALSSGQTQP